One segment of Sulfobacillus thermosulfidooxidans DSM 9293 DNA contains the following:
- a CDS encoding NADH-quinone oxidoreductase subunit C, with product MNHNDPDILERLAGEFPDAFTVVEAVDQPTISTSLEQLLAVMQYLRDQAQYRICLDVLAVDYLPDRPRFELVYHLYNPWKHARIRVKVRAGINEKVPSVTPLWPGANWPEREAYDLFGIEFEGHPDLRRIYLPDDWDGHPLRKDYPLTGTRVD from the coding sequence ATGAACCATAATGACCCCGATATATTAGAACGTTTAGCTGGCGAGTTTCCTGATGCCTTTACGGTTGTGGAGGCGGTCGATCAGCCCACGATTTCCACATCACTTGAGCAACTACTCGCTGTCATGCAATATCTGCGAGATCAGGCTCAGTACCGCATTTGTCTTGATGTTTTGGCTGTAGATTACTTGCCAGACCGCCCACGTTTTGAATTGGTTTATCACTTGTACAATCCCTGGAAACATGCCCGTATACGGGTGAAGGTGCGCGCCGGGATTAATGAAAAAGTTCCGAGTGTCACACCACTGTGGCCAGGCGCCAATTGGCCAGAGCGTGAGGCGTATGACTTGTTTGGCATTGAGTTTGAAGGGCACCCCGATTTGCGCCGGATTTATTTACCGGATGACTGGGATGGGCACCCCTTGCGTAAAGATTATCCCTTAACAGGCACACGAGTTGATTGA
- the nuoF gene encoding NADH-quinone oxidoreductase subunit NuoF: MSQKYYLLRNREIPDIDQMPVYLANGGYQALRKALNDFKPEELVELVKKSGLRGRGGAGFPTGMKWGFLPNDGRKRYLVVNSDEAEPGTYKDREIIERNPHQLIEGIIISSYATKAREAYIYCRGEFLFGSEQLKRAVQEAYEQGFLGENILGSGFSLDLKVYRGAGAYICGEESALLESLEGKRGNPRLKPPFPAIAGLYGGPTVVNNVETITNIPAIVTYGAEWYTSMGTAKSPGLKIFSVSGRVNRPDNYEIPLATPLRTLIEDYAGGVLPGRKIKAVIPGGSSVPLLTPDKLDTPLDYESVLQAGSMLGSGGCIVLDDQVCIVGATARLVKFYREESCGKCTPCREGTYWMTDILERVEHGLGTPADLDTLLDVADNIGGKCFCPLGDASLGVLVSAMKYFRDEFEAHVFEHACPMGAKLYDTVNH, translated from the coding sequence GTGAGTCAGAAATATTACTTATTACGCAACCGGGAAATTCCCGATATTGATCAGATGCCCGTGTATCTTGCCAACGGTGGCTACCAGGCCTTACGCAAAGCATTGAATGACTTTAAGCCGGAAGAACTTGTCGAGTTGGTTAAGAAATCGGGACTCAGAGGACGAGGTGGCGCGGGCTTTCCTACTGGTATGAAATGGGGATTTTTGCCCAATGATGGCCGAAAACGATATTTAGTGGTCAATTCCGATGAAGCCGAACCGGGAACCTATAAAGACCGCGAAATTATTGAACGCAATCCTCATCAGCTTATTGAAGGAATTATTATCTCTAGTTACGCAACCAAAGCGCGGGAAGCTTATATTTATTGTCGCGGTGAGTTTCTCTTTGGGTCGGAACAACTGAAGCGCGCTGTGCAAGAAGCGTATGAACAGGGATTTCTTGGTGAAAACATTCTCGGATCAGGATTTTCTTTGGATCTGAAAGTGTATCGGGGCGCTGGTGCCTATATTTGTGGAGAAGAATCGGCTTTATTGGAATCCCTTGAAGGCAAGCGCGGTAATCCTCGTCTAAAGCCACCTTTTCCCGCCATTGCAGGGTTGTATGGCGGTCCAACGGTGGTCAATAATGTGGAAACAATCACCAATATCCCCGCGATTGTGACCTATGGAGCCGAATGGTACACCTCGATGGGAACCGCCAAAAGTCCCGGTTTAAAAATCTTTAGCGTGAGTGGGCGCGTCAATCGTCCGGACAATTATGAAATTCCGCTTGCCACTCCGCTTCGTACCCTGATTGAGGATTATGCCGGAGGTGTCTTGCCGGGTCGCAAGATTAAAGCGGTCATTCCCGGCGGCAGCTCGGTGCCCCTCCTGACACCCGATAAATTGGATACCCCCTTGGATTATGAATCCGTTTTGCAAGCGGGTTCCATGTTGGGTTCCGGAGGCTGTATAGTGCTCGATGATCAGGTGTGCATCGTAGGCGCCACCGCAAGACTCGTGAAATTCTATCGGGAAGAGTCTTGTGGCAAGTGTACCCCGTGCCGGGAAGGAACGTACTGGATGACCGATATTCTCGAACGGGTGGAACACGGTCTCGGCACACCTGCCGATCTCGACACGCTGTTAGATGTTGCCGACAATATCGGCGGAAAATGTTTCTGTCCACTTGGTGATGCCTCACTGGGTGTGCTGGTCAGTGCCATGAAATACTTCCGTGATGAGTTCGAAGCACATGTCTTTGAACACGCATGTCCGATGGGAGCGAAATTATATGATACGGTTAACCATTGA
- the nuoD gene encoding NADH dehydrogenase (quinone) subunit D: MATEKPELLETSERSDTMIINLGPQHPSTHGVLRVRLELDGERVVHAEPVVGYLHTGFEKTAENLTYQQCNTITDRLDYLAPMTNNLAYVLAVEKLLNVEVPKRAQYIRVLFAELTRVASHLVWLGTHVMDLGAMSLFFYTMREREVILDLIEAVSGVRMNPSYFRIGGLAYDLPEGFHEKVYAFIKDFPRWMKTYRHLFDGNPLINERLQGIAVLTQEDALALSVTGPNLRATGMPLDLRKDEPYSSYEDFEFNVPIRTECDAYARFWVRVEEMYESMKIIEQAIDKIEPKGPYTTSDRKISLPPREEIYGNMEALIHQFKLVTQGFPVPAGEVYQGIEGPRGEIGFYIVSDGGSKPYRWRARTPSFYNLQSLPQMCEGGLVADVITAIGSIDIMLGDVDK; this comes from the coding sequence ATGGCCACTGAAAAGCCTGAATTGCTAGAAACCTCGGAACGAAGTGACACCATGATTATTAATTTAGGGCCTCAGCATCCGAGTACGCACGGGGTACTGCGCGTGCGTCTTGAACTCGATGGAGAGCGGGTGGTGCATGCCGAGCCGGTGGTTGGATATCTGCATACAGGATTTGAAAAGACGGCGGAAAATCTAACGTATCAGCAGTGTAATACGATAACGGACCGGTTAGATTACCTGGCTCCGATGACGAATAACTTGGCGTATGTGTTAGCCGTAGAAAAATTGTTGAACGTGGAAGTGCCTAAACGCGCTCAATATATTCGTGTTCTGTTCGCGGAATTGACGCGCGTGGCCAGCCACTTAGTGTGGCTCGGCACCCATGTAATGGATTTAGGCGCGATGAGTTTATTTTTCTATACCATGCGGGAACGGGAAGTCATTTTAGATCTCATTGAAGCGGTTTCAGGAGTCCGCATGAACCCAAGCTATTTCCGCATTGGGGGACTAGCCTATGACCTTCCCGAAGGCTTTCATGAAAAAGTTTATGCCTTCATTAAAGATTTTCCGCGCTGGATGAAAACCTATCGTCATCTTTTTGACGGGAATCCCCTCATTAACGAGCGTCTTCAAGGTATCGCGGTATTGACACAGGAGGATGCTTTAGCGCTATCGGTAACCGGACCGAATTTGCGGGCCACGGGAATGCCCTTAGATTTGAGAAAAGATGAACCCTATTCATCTTATGAAGATTTTGAGTTTAATGTTCCAATTCGCACGGAATGTGATGCATACGCGCGGTTTTGGGTGCGTGTCGAAGAAATGTACGAATCGATGAAAATCATCGAACAAGCCATCGACAAAATTGAACCCAAAGGTCCTTATACCACGAGTGACCGAAAAATCAGCTTGCCTCCCCGAGAGGAGATTTACGGCAATATGGAGGCGTTGATTCATCAGTTCAAGTTGGTGACGCAAGGTTTTCCTGTGCCGGCTGGTGAGGTTTATCAGGGTATTGAAGGCCCGCGGGGCGAAATCGGATTTTATATTGTGTCAGATGGTGGATCGAAACCTTACCGGTGGCGGGCTCGGACCCCATCCTTTTACAACTTACAATCCCTGCCACAAATGTGTGAGGGGGGGCTTGTTGCCGACGTGATTACGGCTATTGGGAGCATAGACATAATGTTGGGGGATGTCGACAAATGA
- a CDS encoding NADH-quinone oxidoreductase subunit A, translated as MFTHYTALLIYIIVAFLVAFGMSFTSDLLGPKAPGGLKRTTYESGIIPEAPVGYFSVRFYRVAMFFMIFDVAVMALYPWAISLTSLHQAGFVKALIFLVVVALAFAYVWNKGGFQWD; from the coding sequence TTGTTTACGCATTATACCGCGCTTTTGATTTATATCATCGTGGCCTTCCTTGTGGCCTTCGGCATGTCCTTTACGTCGGACTTGCTGGGACCTAAGGCGCCGGGCGGGTTGAAACGCACGACCTATGAGTCGGGAATCATTCCAGAGGCGCCGGTCGGATATTTTTCTGTGCGGTTTTATCGTGTCGCGATGTTTTTCATGATTTTTGATGTCGCTGTCATGGCGCTTTATCCATGGGCCATTAGTTTGACTAGCCTTCACCAAGCGGGATTCGTTAAAGCCCTAATCTTCTTAGTGGTCGTTGCTCTAGCGTTTGCTTACGTCTGGAATAAAGGAGGATTTCAATGGGATTAA
- a CDS encoding NADH-quinone oxidoreductase subunit B, with the protein MGLNLTQKEAEKSLLLTTVEKMGRWAQKSSVWPATFGLACCAIEMMSVTNSRYDLARFGAEVFRASPRQADLMIVAGRVSQKMAPVLRTIWEQMPEPKWVISMGACASSGGVFDNYAIIQGVDHVVPVDIYVPGCPPNPEALMFGILKLQEQIMQGIPPKYQRLAMEGHTP; encoded by the coding sequence ATGGGATTAAACCTCACACAAAAAGAAGCCGAAAAATCCTTACTACTTACCACTGTGGAGAAAATGGGACGCTGGGCACAGAAATCCTCGGTGTGGCCTGCAACTTTCGGGTTAGCCTGCTGTGCTATCGAGATGATGAGTGTGACCAATTCCCGCTATGATTTAGCCCGATTTGGGGCCGAGGTCTTCCGGGCTTCCCCCAGGCAAGCCGACTTGATGATTGTTGCCGGACGTGTCAGCCAAAAGATGGCCCCCGTTCTAAGAACAATTTGGGAACAAATGCCCGAACCCAAATGGGTCATATCGATGGGAGCGTGTGCTTCCTCCGGGGGTGTGTTTGACAACTATGCCATTATTCAAGGCGTGGACCATGTGGTGCCCGTGGATATTTATGTTCCAGGGTGCCCCCCCAACCCCGAAGCATTGATGTTTGGGATCTTGAAATTGCAAGAACAAATTATGCAAGGGATTCCTCCTAAATATCAACGCCTTGCCATGGAGGGACACACGCCATGA
- the nuoE gene encoding NADH-quinone oxidoreductase subunit NuoE produces MKPEWIKWAEEAKEQFPEANSSLLPLLHRIQQAEGWLSDDTIADVASLLGLTTQYVESVASFYSLLYREKVGKNVIHVCVGLSCALAGADKVMEELEHKLGISEGQSTPDGEYTLLEAECLAACNLAPVVQRNLRYHGLVNTAEKLDALLTDDEKEVTS; encoded by the coding sequence ATGAAGCCTGAATGGATAAAGTGGGCTGAAGAAGCCAAAGAGCAATTTCCGGAAGCCAATTCGAGTTTACTGCCACTTTTACACCGGATTCAACAGGCCGAGGGATGGTTGTCTGATGACACCATAGCGGATGTGGCTTCACTCCTTGGTTTAACCACCCAGTATGTTGAATCTGTGGCCTCATTTTATTCGTTGTTATACCGGGAAAAAGTCGGCAAGAATGTGATTCATGTCTGCGTCGGACTGTCTTGTGCATTAGCAGGGGCAGACAAGGTTATGGAAGAATTGGAGCATAAACTCGGGATTTCTGAAGGCCAGAGTACTCCCGATGGAGAGTATACATTATTAGAAGCGGAATGCCTTGCCGCTTGCAATCTGGCTCCCGTCGTCCAGCGCAACTTGCGCTACCATGGGCTGGTTAATACGGCCGAAAAATTGGATGCGCTGTTGACCGATGACGAAAAAGAGGTGACGTCGTGA